In Lachnospiraceae bacterium, the DNA window AACTGCCCTGTTTAAATCTTTATAACCAGCAGGTAAAAGATTATCTTTTTGATGTGATCCGCTTCTGGGTGGATGAGTTTGACATTGACGGCATCCGTTTAGACTGCGCCAATATCCTGGACTTTAATTTCATGAAAGAAATGAGGACCAAAACTGCTTCCATGAAACCGGATTTCTGGCTTATGGGAGAAGTCATCCACGGTGATTACAGCCGCTGGGTCAACCCGGAAATGCTCCATTCGGTTACTAACTACGAACTGCACAAAAGCATTTATTCCGGTTTTAATGACCATAACTTTTTTGAGATCGCCCACAATGTACGTCGTCTGGAAGCCATTGGAAGACAGCTTTATACCTTCCTTGATAACCATGATGAAGACCGCATTGCCAGCAAATTAAAGATAAAAAAGCATCTGTATCCTGTATACACCTGTTTAATGACCCTTCCGGGAATACCGTCTATTTACTACGGAGGTGAATGGGGAACGGAAGGAAAACGTACTTCCACCTGTGATGATGACCTGCGCCCCTGCATTCCGGCTGAAAAGATACCACAGTTAAACTGTGAGCTTACAGATTTTATTTCCAGACTTGGAAAGATCCATGAAGAAAACGAAGAGCTTCACAACGGAAAATATCAGGAACTGCTTCTTACCAACAGGCAGTATGCCTACGCAAGATGGGGAAATAACAGCCTGATCATCACAGCCTTAAATAATGATGATAATGAAACTATATTAAACATCCCGGTTCCCATCCAGGCACAGACAGCAGTGGATCTTTTAAACAGTGATGATGAAACCGGCGAAGATAAAGTTCTGCCTGTACAAAACGGCAGACTGGAAATTAAATTAAAGGGCAACTGGGGTGCTGTCCTTAAAATTAAGGGGGAAAATTAATATGACAACGAGAAAGCAGGCGGATCAGGCACAAAAAGCAATCCCGGCCACAGCTCATAAAACTACCAGAAAAAGCACAGGTACAAAAACTGCAGCAAAAAACACTTCTTCCAAAA includes these proteins:
- a CDS encoding alpha-amylase family glycosyl hydrolase, whose protein sequence is MSTWYEQAIFYHMYPLGMTGAPKQNAQTEVTDRFKELDQWIPHIRSLGCNAIYIGPLFESSSHGYDTRDYKLVDSRLGTNEDFREFTKLCHENDIKVVVDGVFNHTGREFFAFKDIQEKKWDFPYKDWYKGVNFDWQSPLGDPFGYEAWQGHFELPCLNLYNQQVKDYLFDVIRFWVDEFDIDGIRLDCANILDFNFMKEMRTKTASMKPDFWLMGEVIHGDYSRWVNPEMLHSVTNYELHKSIYSGFNDHNFFEIAHNVRRLEAIGRQLYTFLDNHDEDRIASKLKIKKHLYPVYTCLMTLPGIPSIYYGGEWGTEGKRTSTCDDDLRPCIPAEKIPQLNCELTDFISRLGKIHEENEELHNGKYQELLLTNRQYAYARWGNNSLIITALNNDDNETILNIPVPIQAQTAVDLLNSDDETGEDKVLPVQNGRLEIKLKGNWGAVLKIKGEN